One region of Thiorhodovibrio frisius genomic DNA includes:
- a CDS encoding DNA-processing protein DprA, with amino-acid sequence MTVSANTQAILLLTTHFNKTESALIKPLSPREWGRFADWLWQQSLTPEHLLRGDLHNLLAEWHDKAVSIERVGALLDRGSALAISMEKWLRSGLWVMTRSDPDYPRRLKQRLRGDSPAVLFGCGNRNLLNGGGLAVVGSRKVKDADLAYSSKLGALASEAGVSIVSGGARGVDETTMLGALTVEGTAVGVLADSLLRACTSVKYREYLLNNSLALVSPFNPEAGFNVGNAMQRNKYIYCLADAALAVHSGKTGGTWNGAQEDLNKGWIPLWVKPTHDPEAGNAALIAAGASTAPASIDEVNVVAFFGAGEKPPKADLQLFEQVSMAVEASSPPQGPNAEAVPGSEVQKKSTRVVDDKEKSSVPEEIGSRGVPQVADLSKITFYELFVAKVKSLCADQPRTAEEMVDALAISKTQANAWLKQAVQNGELKKLAKPVRYEVDGSKQGVFALE; translated from the coding sequence ATGACGGTCTCTGCGAATACACAAGCCATCCTGCTTTTAACAACCCACTTCAACAAGACCGAATCGGCCCTAATCAAGCCGCTTTCGCCCAGGGAATGGGGACGATTTGCTGACTGGCTTTGGCAACAGTCGCTAACGCCGGAGCATTTGCTGCGGGGCGATCTGCACAACCTGCTGGCCGAGTGGCACGACAAGGCTGTTTCCATTGAAAGAGTGGGGGCTTTGCTTGATCGGGGATCGGCCTTAGCAATCTCGATGGAAAAGTGGCTGAGGTCCGGTTTATGGGTGATGACCCGCTCAGATCCGGACTATCCGCGACGATTAAAGCAGCGTCTGCGGGGTGACTCACCCGCCGTATTGTTTGGCTGCGGTAACAGGAATTTACTCAATGGCGGCGGACTCGCTGTGGTTGGGTCACGCAAGGTCAAGGATGCGGATTTAGCCTATAGCAGCAAGCTCGGCGCGCTTGCTTCGGAAGCTGGGGTTTCGATTGTTTCCGGTGGAGCGCGTGGTGTCGATGAGACGACGATGCTTGGTGCCCTTACGGTAGAAGGAACAGCGGTAGGCGTATTGGCTGATAGCCTACTGCGTGCTTGCACAAGTGTGAAGTATCGAGAATATCTGCTGAACAACAGTTTGGCTCTGGTCTCGCCGTTCAATCCCGAAGCCGGGTTCAACGTGGGGAACGCAATGCAGCGTAACAAGTATATCTACTGCCTAGCGGACGCAGCGCTTGCCGTGCATTCGGGTAAGACGGGTGGCACTTGGAACGGTGCGCAGGAAGACTTGAACAAAGGCTGGATACCTCTGTGGGTCAAGCCGACACATGACCCCGAAGCCGGTAATGCGGCGTTGATCGCCGCTGGGGCTTCGACAGCGCCTGCTAGCATTGATGAGGTGAATGTCGTCGCGTTTTTCGGAGCAGGTGAAAAGCCGCCGAAAGCCGATTTGCAGTTATTTGAACAGGTATCGATGGCTGTGGAAGCATCATCGCCCCCACAGGGGCCTAATGCAGAGGCAGTTCCTGGGAGCGAAGTGCAGAAAAAGTCAACGCGGGTGGTTGATGACAAGGAAAAATCTTCTGTGCCCGAAGAAATTGGTAGTAGGGGGGTGCCGCAGGTCGCAGACCTATCAAAGATTACTTTTTATGAACTTTTTGTAGCCAAAGTTAAATCGCTTTGCGCGGACCAGCCACGGACTGCTGAGGAAATGGTTGATGCGCTTGCGATCAGCAAAACGCAGGCGAACGCTTGGCTTAAACAGGCTGTTCAAAATGGTGAGTTGAAGAAACTCGCTAAACCAGTGCGATACGAGGTGGACGGCAGTAAGCAGGGAGTTTTTGCACTGGAGTGA
- a CDS encoding type II toxin-antitoxin system VapC family toxin, translated as MKRKVYLETSVVSYLTARPSKNVIEAGHQQITYQFWDRRNDFALFASELVLTECAAGDPEAAGKRLAALRGIELLDITLYSVELAKELVATGIVPAKASEDALHISIATVHFSDYLLTWNCRHIANPEIQAKISENFQGKGLLLPFICTPEELIGGEDE; from the coding sequence ATGAAACGTAAGGTTTACCTCGAAACCTCGGTTGTCAGCTACCTGACAGCCCGTCCAAGCAAGAATGTGATTGAAGCGGGTCATCAGCAAATCACCTACCAATTTTGGGATAGGCGCAACGATTTTGCTCTTTTCGCATCGGAGCTTGTTCTTACGGAATGCGCCGCTGGCGACCCGGAGGCCGCCGGCAAGCGGCTTGCTGCTTTGCGTGGTATCGAATTGCTTGACATCACACTTTACAGCGTCGAACTCGCCAAGGAACTGGTAGCCACAGGGATCGTTCCCGCGAAGGCGAGTGAAGACGCATTGCATATCTCGATAGCCACGGTTCATTTTTCCGACTACTTGTTGACCTGGAATTGCCGTCATATCGCCAACCCGGAAATCCAAGCCAAAATTTCCGAGAACTTCCAGGGTAAAGGTCTATTGTTACCGTTTATTTGTACGCCAGAAGAGCTTATCGGAGGAGAAGATGAGTGA
- the tnpA gene encoding IS66 family insertion sequence element accessory protein TnpA, translating to MAHRRRTRQQWQALVDGWASSGLTQGEYCRRHGISVASFARWRAIFRRPLQHPAPPAEPTPSAGPTHSLVPVHWLSDDAPTATTALSLHCPGGLCLDIGAGVDTATLQQVIRLLRAAAS from the coding sequence ATGGCACATAGGCGGCGCACTCGCCAGCAGTGGCAAGCGTTGGTTGATGGGTGGGCGAGCAGCGGTCTGACCCAGGGCGAGTACTGCCGGCGCCACGGCATCTCGGTAGCGAGTTTTGCGCGCTGGCGCGCCATCTTCCGCCGCCCACTCCAGCACCCGGCCCCTCCGGCCGAGCCAACGCCTAGCGCCGGCCCCACTCATAGCCTGGTCCCGGTGCACTGGCTCAGCGACGACGCACCCACCGCCACCACCGCGCTGAGTCTGCATTGTCCCGGTGGCCTGTGCCTGGACATCGGTGCTGGCGTTGATACCGCGACATTGCAACAGGTCATCCGACTCCTACGCGCAGCCGCCTCATGA
- the tnpB gene encoding IS66 family insertion sequence element accessory protein TnpB (TnpB, as the term is used for proteins encoded by IS66 family insertion elements, is considered an accessory protein, since TnpC, encoded by a neighboring gene, is a DDE family transposase.), producing the protein MIGIGTHTQVYLVAGATDMRKQIDGLAGLVSDTLAADPFSSHLFVFCNRARDKLKILYWYNNGFWLWYRRLEQQRFWWPSASVSQPVTLSLRELHWLLEGLDPQQIEGHQKARFNLI; encoded by the coding sequence ATGATCGGCATCGGCACCCACACCCAGGTCTATCTGGTAGCCGGCGCCACCGACATGCGCAAGCAGATCGATGGCCTGGCCGGGCTCGTCAGCGACACCCTTGCCGCCGACCCCTTCTCCAGTCATCTATTTGTCTTCTGCAATCGCGCGCGCGACAAACTCAAGATTCTCTATTGGTACAACAACGGCTTCTGGCTGTGGTATCGGCGTTTGGAACAACAGCGCTTCTGGTGGCCATCAGCGAGCGTCAGCCAACCTGTGACATTATCGCTACGCGAATTGCATTGGTTACTCGAAGGACTCGATCCGCAACAGATTGAAGGCCATCAGAAAGCGCGTTTCAATCTCATTTAA